A window of the Sphingobium sp. CAP-1 genome harbors these coding sequences:
- the pgsA gene encoding CDP-diacylglycerol--glycerol-3-phosphate 3-phosphatidyltransferase — MLTLPNLLTLSRILTVPLLVALLWPAEVGARWTTGYALAFGLYCLMGITDYFDGYLARAQGAVSKLGIFLDPIADKIMVGAVILMLAATRDIAGPHIIAAMIILLREIAVSGLREFLAGLQVSVPVSRLAKWKTTFQIIALGALILAGAVPHFPFVQSVGIVTLWAAAILTLITGWDYLRVGIKHMD; from the coding sequence ATGCTGACGCTGCCCAATTTGCTGACGCTTTCGCGCATCCTGACGGTGCCGTTGCTCGTCGCCCTGCTCTGGCCGGCGGAGGTCGGCGCGCGCTGGACCACCGGCTATGCGCTTGCCTTCGGCCTTTACTGCCTGATGGGCATCACCGACTATTTCGACGGCTATCTGGCCCGTGCGCAGGGGGCGGTGTCGAAACTCGGCATCTTCCTCGATCCGATCGCCGACAAGATCATGGTCGGCGCGGTGATCCTGATGCTGGCCGCGACCCGCGATATTGCGGGGCCGCATATCATCGCGGCGATGATCATCCTGCTGCGCGAAATCGCGGTGTCGGGCCTGCGCGAATTTCTCGCCGGGCTTCAGGTGTCGGTGCCGGTGTCGCGCCTTGCCAAATGGAAAACCACTTTCCAGATTATCGCGCTGGGCGCGCTGATCCTGGCCGGGGCGGTGCCGCATTTCCCCTTCGTCCAGTCGGTCGGCATCGTGACGCTGTGGGCCGCCGCCATCCTGACGCTGATCACGGGCTGGGATTATCTGCGCGTCGGCATCAAGCATATGGACTGA
- a CDS encoding MFS transporter — protein sequence MQASLRLLNKRRFLPLFITQLLGAFNDNLFKNAMVLFVVYQVYNDERSETWFSALATGIFILPFFLLSALSGQLADQRDKAVIIRWVKAAEIGIMVVGAVGLALIWSGIAIHTLAIPLLLAALFAMGIHSTFFGPIKYAILPQHLHDEEVLGGTGLVEAGTYIAILAGTILAGLIPIELAAIGIIVTALVGYVAGRKVPSAPSLLEKQPIDFHIIRSSVTLVRGTMHIRRLFLAIMAISLFWAVGSILFIQFPPLVKNVLTADKPVASLFLAIFSIGIAIGSIAINRLLQGHVSAKYAPASVIGMGLCIVAFHIVCDLWTPAPPGEMLSFAGFLAHPLAIPLSLCLLGVATFGGMFVVPLYAFLTTTVEKCEAARTVAANNIVNSGAMVVGSLCAIGLSIAGVSVVMQLLLVAILTLPCAAMAWKLHKACDGPLCH from the coding sequence ATGCAAGCCTCTCTCAGGCTCCTGAACAAGCGCCGTTTTCTGCCGCTTTTCATCACCCAGTTGCTCGGTGCGTTCAACGACAATCTGTTCAAGAACGCGATGGTCCTGTTCGTCGTCTATCAGGTTTATAATGATGAACGGTCGGAAACCTGGTTCAGCGCGCTGGCAACCGGCATTTTCATCCTGCCCTTCTTCCTGCTGTCGGCGCTGTCGGGCCAATTGGCCGATCAGCGCGACAAGGCCGTCATCATCCGCTGGGTCAAGGCGGCCGAAATCGGCATCATGGTCGTCGGCGCGGTCGGGCTGGCGCTGATCTGGAGCGGCATCGCCATCCATACGCTGGCCATTCCGCTGCTGCTGGCGGCGCTGTTCGCGATGGGCATTCATTCGACCTTCTTCGGCCCGATCAAATATGCGATCCTGCCCCAGCACCTGCATGACGAGGAAGTGCTGGGCGGCACGGGCCTGGTCGAGGCCGGCACCTATATCGCGATATTGGCAGGCACGATCCTGGCCGGCCTGATCCCGATCGAGCTGGCGGCCATCGGCATCATCGTCACCGCGCTGGTCGGCTATGTCGCCGGGCGCAAAGTGCCGTCCGCGCCTTCGCTGCTGGAAAAGCAGCCGATCGATTTTCACATCATCCGATCGTCGGTCACGCTGGTCCGGGGCACGATGCATATCCGCCGGCTGTTTCTGGCGATCATGGCGATCAGCCTGTTCTGGGCCGTGGGATCGATCCTGTTCATCCAGTTCCCGCCGCTGGTGAAGAATGTGCTGACCGCCGACAAGCCGGTCGCCAGCCTGTTTCTGGCGATCTTCTCGATCGGCATCGCGATCGGATCGATCGCGATCAACCGGCTGCTTCAGGGGCATGTGTCGGCCAAATATGCACCCGCATCGGTGATCGGCATGGGGCTGTGCATCGTCGCCTTCCATATCGTATGCGATCTGTGGACGCCCGCACCGCCGGGAGAGATGCTGTCCTTCGCAGGCTTTCTGGCGCATCCGCTGGCGATCCCGCTGTCGCTGTGCCTGCTGGGCGTCGCGACCTTTGGCGGCATGTTCGTGGTGCCGCTTTACGCCTTCCTCACCACCACGGTCGAGAAATGCGAGGCGGCGCGCACGGTCGCGGCCAACAATATCGTCAATTCGGGCGCGATGGTGGTCGGGTCGCTGTGCGCCATCGGCCTCAGCATCGCGGGCGTATCGGTGGTGATGCAGTTGCTGCTGGTGGCGATCCTGACGCTGCCCTGCGCCGCCATGGCGTGGAAGCTGCACAAGGCCTGCGACGGCCCGCTATGCCATTGA